The following are from one region of the Streptomyces changanensis genome:
- a CDS encoding aldehyde dehydrogenase family protein: MKVHDGMYIDGAWRPAAGAGTIAVVNPATEEVIAEVPAGSAQDVDAAVRAARAAFPAWSATTPAERAARLAALRDALAARQDEIAATVTAELGAPPKLAHAVHAGLPVTVTGSYADLLATYPFEEKVGNSTVLLEAVGVVGAITPWNYPLHQLVAKVAPALAAGCTVVVKPAEETPLTARLFAECVDTAGFPPGVLNLVTGLGPVAGQALVEHEGVDLVSFTGSTAVGRRIGATAGGAVKRVALELGGKSASVILPGADLAKAVTTSVASVMSNSGQRCNAFTRVLVRADRYEEAVALAAEAVTAYRPGERLGPLVSAAQRDRVVAYVEKGVAEGARLVAGGPRPPLDRGYYVAPTVFADVTPDMTIAQEEIFGPVVAFLRYEDEEDALRIANGTVYGLAGAVWGEPGAAVAFARRMEAGQVDINGGRFNPLAPFGGYKQSGVGRELGAHGLAEYLHTKSLQF, translated from the coding sequence ATGAAGGTCCACGACGGGATGTACATCGACGGCGCGTGGCGGCCCGCCGCCGGTGCCGGCACCATCGCCGTGGTGAACCCGGCGACCGAGGAGGTCATCGCCGAGGTGCCGGCGGGTTCGGCGCAGGACGTGGACGCCGCCGTGCGTGCCGCCCGGGCGGCCTTCCCCGCCTGGTCCGCCACCACCCCCGCCGAGCGCGCCGCCCGCCTCGCCGCCCTGCGCGACGCCCTCGCGGCCCGCCAGGACGAGATCGCGGCGACGGTCACCGCGGAGCTCGGCGCCCCGCCCAAGCTCGCCCACGCGGTCCACGCCGGGCTGCCGGTCACCGTCACCGGCTCGTACGCCGACCTCCTCGCCACGTACCCGTTCGAGGAGAAGGTCGGCAACTCGACCGTGCTGTTGGAGGCGGTGGGCGTCGTCGGCGCCATCACCCCCTGGAACTACCCGCTCCACCAGCTCGTCGCCAAGGTCGCCCCGGCCCTCGCGGCCGGCTGCACGGTCGTCGTCAAGCCGGCCGAGGAGACCCCGCTCACCGCCCGGCTCTTCGCCGAGTGCGTCGACACGGCCGGCTTCCCGCCGGGCGTCCTCAACCTCGTCACCGGCCTCGGCCCCGTCGCCGGCCAGGCGCTCGTCGAGCACGAGGGCGTCGACCTCGTCTCCTTCACCGGCTCCACCGCCGTGGGCCGGCGCATCGGGGCCACGGCCGGCGGCGCGGTCAAGCGGGTCGCCCTCGAACTCGGCGGCAAGTCCGCGAGCGTCATCCTGCCCGGTGCCGACCTGGCGAAGGCGGTCACCACCAGCGTCGCCAGCGTCATGTCCAACTCCGGCCAGCGGTGCAACGCCTTCACCCGCGTCCTCGTCCGCGCGGACCGCTACGAGGAGGCCGTGGCGCTCGCCGCCGAGGCCGTCACCGCGTACCGGCCGGGCGAGCGCCTCGGCCCGCTGGTCAGCGCCGCGCAGCGGGACCGGGTCGTCGCGTACGTCGAGAAGGGCGTCGCCGAGGGCGCCCGCCTCGTCGCCGGGGGCCCGCGGCCGCCACTGGACCGGGGCTACTACGTGGCGCCGACCGTCTTCGCCGACGTCACCCCCGACATGACCATCGCCCAGGAGGAGATCTTCGGCCCGGTCGTGGCGTTCCTCCGGTACGAGGACGAGGAGGACGCCCTGCGCATCGCCAACGGCACGGTGTACGGCCTCGCCGGGGCCGTCTGGGGCGAGCCCGGGGCGGCCGTGGCCTTCGCCCGCCGCATGGAGGCGGGTCAGGTCGACATCAACGGCGGCCGCTTCAACCCGCTCGCCCCCTTCGGCGGCTACAAGCAGTCCGGCGTCGGCCGCGAGCTCGGCGCGCACGGCCTCGCCGAGTACCTGCACACCAAGTCCCTCCAGTTCTGA
- a CDS encoding DUF3574 domain-containing protein, whose translation MPTRARTRVARGAGGRGRTALAAAALLLAVGAPTAYVALDDGAGPAVPAAGVPGSTVPAGARAHAETRLLFGTERPDGGPAVTDRQFTEFVDRVVTPLFPAGLTVQEGRGQWRDGSGRIQRERSYELVLLYPAADAAAAHPRVERVRDSYRRAFGQESVARVDDRVRVDF comes from the coding sequence GTGCCCACCCGCGCCCGCACGCGGGTCGCCCGTGGCGCCGGGGGCCGGGGCCGTACCGCCCTCGCCGCCGCCGCGCTCCTCCTCGCGGTCGGCGCCCCCACCGCGTACGTCGCGCTCGACGACGGCGCGGGCCCCGCCGTGCCCGCCGCCGGTGTGCCGGGGTCCACCGTGCCCGCCGGGGCCCGTGCCCACGCCGAGACCCGCCTGCTGTTCGGCACCGAGCGGCCCGACGGCGGCCCCGCGGTGACCGACCGGCAGTTCACGGAGTTCGTCGACCGCGTGGTCACCCCGCTCTTCCCCGCCGGGCTCACCGTCCAGGAAGGGCGCGGCCAGTGGCGCGACGGCTCCGGCCGGATCCAGCGGGAGCGCTCGTACGAGCTGGTCCTGCTGTACCCGGCCGCCGACGCGGCCGCCGCCCACCCTCGCGTCGAGCGCGTCCGCGACAGCTACCGGCGGGCCTTCGGGCAGGAGTCCGTCGCGCGCGTCGACGACCGGGTGCGGGTCGACTTCTGA
- a CDS encoding class F sortase, which produces MAPRRPGHTRFTRRQRRLLRLARTAAVTAALVAGGVWWAQDDARSGALRPVAAPRQQAATPAAPAPGATGGAGPRAVRPPPVPTARPTPTAKPPPAPLGPSPAARLAIPAITIEAPVIGLGLDATGRLRSPPVDDPRLVGWYDGGPTPGEKGTAVAVGHRDTRTGAAVFLDLHSLKRGNTVRVTRLDGLTAVFTVDRVRTYGKEKFPDEEVYGSTGRPELRLLTCGGAFDPKKGYAANVVVFAHLTDVLPAGADRA; this is translated from the coding sequence ATGGCGCCGCGTAGGCCCGGCCACACACGGTTCACCCGCCGGCAGCGGCGCCTGCTCCGCCTCGCCAGGACGGCGGCGGTGACGGCGGCGCTGGTCGCCGGCGGGGTCTGGTGGGCCCAGGACGACGCGCGGTCCGGGGCCCTCCGGCCCGTGGCGGCCCCACGGCAGCAGGCCGCGACCCCCGCCGCGCCGGCGCCCGGGGCGACGGGCGGGGCCGGACCGCGGGCCGTCCGCCCGCCGCCCGTGCCCACCGCGCGGCCGACGCCCACCGCGAAACCGCCGCCCGCCCCCCTCGGCCCGTCGCCCGCCGCGCGGCTGGCCATCCCGGCCATCACCATCGAGGCCCCCGTCATCGGCCTCGGCCTGGACGCCACCGGCCGGCTGCGCTCCCCGCCGGTCGACGACCCCCGCCTCGTCGGCTGGTACGACGGCGGGCCCACACCCGGCGAGAAGGGCACGGCCGTCGCCGTCGGCCACCGCGACACCCGCACCGGGGCCGCCGTCTTCCTCGACCTCCACTCGCTGAAGCGCGGCAACACCGTCCGGGTCACCCGCCTGGACGGGCTGACGGCCGTCTTCACGGTCGACCGCGTGCGGACGTACGGCAAGGAGAAGTTCCCCGACGAGGAGGTGTACGGGTCCACCGGCCGCCCCGAGCTGCGCCTGCTCACCTGCGGCGGGGCCTTCGACCCCAAGAAGGGGTACGCCGCCAACGTCGTCGTCTTCGCCCACCTCACCGACGTCCTCCCGGCGGGTGCCGACCGGGCGTGA
- the hmgA gene encoding homogentisate 1,2-dioxygenase has translation MTMGGAVPADGQTGEQADRRVDRPARERARRTAEGLEYLSGFGNEHQSEAVPGALPHGRNSPQRAPLGLYAEQLSGSAFTEPRAHNRRSWLYRIRPSAAHPPFTRVDNGALRSAPFTETVPDPNRLRWNPLPAPAPGTDWLAGLWTLGGNGDVTQRTGVAVHLYHADTSMERVFSDADGELLIVPERGGLLLRTEFGVLAARPGEVALVPRGVRFRVELLDDTARGYVCENYGRPFQLPDLGPIGANGLANPRDFRAPVAAYEDIEGGVEVVNKYCGNLWAATYDHSPLDVVAWHGNHVPYVYDLRAFNVIGTISYDHPDPSIFTVLTSPSDTPGLAGVDFVVFAPRWLVGEDTFRPPYFHRNVMSEYMGLIEGAYDAKAEGFVPGGGSLHTMMSAHGPDRETFDRASAAELAPQRIDDGLAFMFETRWPLTTTAQAAGADHLQRGYDDVWQGLERHFRA, from the coding sequence ATGACCATGGGCGGCGCCGTACCGGCGGACGGGCAGACGGGCGAGCAGGCGGACCGGCGGGTGGACCGGCCGGCGCGCGAGCGGGCCCGCAGGACGGCCGAGGGCCTGGAGTACCTCTCCGGCTTCGGCAACGAGCACCAGTCGGAGGCGGTCCCAGGCGCCCTGCCGCACGGCCGCAACTCGCCCCAGCGGGCCCCGCTCGGGCTGTACGCGGAGCAGCTGAGCGGCAGCGCCTTCACCGAGCCGCGGGCCCACAACCGGCGGTCGTGGCTGTACCGGATCCGGCCGTCCGCCGCGCACCCGCCCTTCACCCGCGTCGACAACGGCGCGCTGCGCTCGGCGCCCTTCACGGAGACCGTCCCGGACCCGAACCGGCTGCGCTGGAACCCCCTCCCCGCGCCCGCGCCCGGCACGGACTGGCTGGCGGGCCTGTGGACCCTCGGCGGCAACGGCGACGTGACGCAGCGCACCGGCGTGGCCGTGCACCTCTACCACGCCGACACCTCCATGGAGCGGGTGTTCAGCGACGCCGACGGCGAGCTGCTGATCGTGCCCGAGCGCGGCGGCCTGCTGCTGCGCACCGAGTTCGGCGTCCTCGCCGCCCGCCCCGGCGAGGTGGCCCTCGTCCCGCGCGGGGTCCGCTTCCGCGTGGAGCTGCTCGACGACACCGCCCGCGGCTACGTCTGCGAGAACTACGGCCGGCCCTTCCAGCTGCCCGACCTCGGCCCGATCGGCGCCAACGGCCTGGCGAATCCGCGCGACTTCCGCGCCCCGGTCGCCGCGTACGAGGACATCGAGGGCGGGGTGGAGGTGGTGAACAAGTACTGCGGCAACCTCTGGGCCGCGACGTACGACCACTCCCCGCTGGACGTCGTCGCCTGGCACGGCAACCACGTCCCGTACGTCTACGACCTGCGCGCCTTCAACGTCATCGGGACGATCTCCTACGACCATCCGGACCCGTCGATCTTCACCGTCCTCACCTCGCCGTCCGACACCCCCGGCCTGGCCGGGGTGGACTTCGTCGTCTTCGCGCCACGCTGGCTGGTAGGCGAGGACACCTTCCGCCCGCCGTACTTCCACCGCAACGTCATGAGCGAGTACATGGGCCTGATCGAGGGCGCGTACGACGCCAAGGCGGAGGGCTTCGTGCCGGGCGGCGGTTCGCTGCACACGATGATGTCGGCGCACGGCCCGGACCGGGAGACGTTCGACCGCGCCAGCGCCGCCGAGCTGGCACCGCAGAGGATCGACGACGGCCTGGCCTTCATGTTCGAGACGCGCTGGCCGCTGACGACCACGGCCCAGGCCGCCGGGGCCGACCACCTGCAGCGGGGGTACGACGACGTGTGGCAGGGTCTGGAGCGCCACTTCCGCGCGTAG
- a CDS encoding GntR family transcriptional regulator, protein MSAFAPDSLVLNRKLPLWYQVSQSLRASILGRSPDASLRLPTEERLAAHYGVSVLTMRQALKELEEEGLISRHRRRGTFIEPGARRSAPRRLLGSIDAIVAQQSGERTTVLGHGPQPVPGELAEHFPELREVVTYRRLRRDAETGEPTNWAENAVRPQIAAAIDLADLERWPMTKVLRDAVGVRISRITDTVEARLADPATAELLQVPLLSPILHYTGVTYDEDGRVVDVARIRYRGDRFSFTVTVEAD, encoded by the coding sequence GTGTCCGCCTTCGCCCCCGACTCCCTGGTCCTGAACCGCAAGCTGCCGCTGTGGTACCAGGTGTCCCAGTCCCTGCGCGCCTCGATACTGGGGCGCTCCCCGGACGCGTCGCTGCGCCTGCCCACCGAGGAGCGGCTGGCGGCGCACTACGGGGTGAGCGTGCTGACCATGCGGCAGGCGCTCAAGGAGCTGGAGGAGGAGGGGCTGATCAGCCGGCACCGGCGGCGCGGCACCTTCATCGAGCCGGGCGCCCGGCGCAGCGCCCCGCGCCGGCTGCTCGGCTCGATCGACGCGATCGTCGCGCAGCAGTCGGGTGAGCGGACGACGGTGCTCGGGCACGGTCCGCAGCCGGTCCCCGGCGAGCTGGCCGAGCACTTCCCGGAGCTGCGGGAGGTCGTCACGTACCGGCGGCTGCGCCGGGACGCGGAGACGGGCGAGCCGACGAACTGGGCGGAGAACGCGGTCCGCCCGCAGATCGCGGCCGCGATCGACCTGGCCGACCTGGAGCGGTGGCCGATGACGAAGGTGCTGCGGGACGCGGTCGGGGTGCGGATCAGCCGGATCACGGACACGGTCGAGGCGCGGCTCGCGGACCCCGCGACGGCCGAGCTGCTCCAGGTGCCGCTGCTGTCGCCGATCCTGCACTACACGGGCGTGACGTACGACGAGGACGGCCGCGTGGTGGACGTGGCGCGCATCCGGTACCGGGGCGACCGGTTCTCCTTCACGGTCACGGTGGAGGCGGACTGA
- a CDS encoding type ISP restriction/modification enzyme, translating to MRPVTDDVPLLDDLMPWSVAPLRLGRPWVVAPDARTLRARWDALVRVGGDEREALFRPSRARTLTSAVAALPGQRTGTARFARETGPCPEPVRLAHGPFDEQWLLPDHRLLDAARPELWRVADGRQLFAVEQGYVPQAPGPALLVTAALPDGRSPAGRPGRIRPLYRRPGGREPNVAPGLLELLGARYGRAVPPEELPAWALAAARPSPGGCTVPLPADAAVWAAGVALGRRMAEVQSRGARGGARPRLPGGRRPYVRAALPDRPRGLVYDAEGEALLVGDRGRIAPVPTGAWEYRVGGARVLELWFAHRTAPAEPGTLEAIGPAAWPPEWTSELLELITVLALQAELEAERPDLSGMEPLTRADLRAAGVLPVPDAARRPASVLDRTEEGPEGQLALL from the coding sequence ATGCGCCCCGTGACGGATGACGTGCCCCTGCTCGACGACCTGATGCCCTGGTCGGTGGCGCCGCTGCGGCTGGGCCGGCCGTGGGTCGTCGCCCCGGACGCGCGGACTCTGCGGGCCCGGTGGGACGCGCTGGTCCGGGTCGGCGGCGACGAGCGGGAGGCCCTGTTCCGGCCCAGCCGGGCGCGGACCCTCACGAGTGCGGTCGCCGCCCTGCCGGGGCAGCGGACGGGAACGGCGCGGTTCGCGCGGGAGACGGGCCCCTGCCCGGAGCCGGTACGGCTCGCGCACGGGCCGTTCGACGAGCAGTGGCTGCTGCCCGACCACCGGCTGCTCGACGCGGCCCGTCCGGAGCTGTGGCGGGTGGCCGACGGGCGGCAGCTGTTCGCCGTCGAGCAGGGGTACGTGCCGCAGGCGCCGGGTCCGGCGCTGCTGGTGACGGCCGCGCTGCCGGACGGCCGCTCACCGGCGGGCCGTCCGGGCCGCATCAGGCCGCTGTACCGGCGGCCGGGCGGGCGCGAACCGAACGTCGCGCCCGGGCTGCTGGAGCTGCTGGGCGCGCGGTACGGCCGCGCGGTGCCCCCCGAGGAGCTGCCGGCCTGGGCGCTGGCGGCCGCCCGCCCCTCCCCCGGCGGGTGCACCGTGCCGCTGCCCGCCGACGCGGCCGTCTGGGCGGCCGGTGTGGCGCTGGGCCGCCGCATGGCGGAGGTGCAGTCGCGCGGCGCCCGCGGCGGCGCGCGCCCGCGGCTGCCGGGCGGGCGGCGCCCCTACGTGCGGGCCGCGCTGCCGGATCGGCCGCGGGGGCTCGTGTACGACGCGGAGGGCGAGGCGCTGCTCGTCGGCGACAGGGGCCGGATCGCGCCCGTGCCGACCGGGGCGTGGGAGTACCGGGTGGGCGGGGCGCGGGTGCTGGAGCTGTGGTTCGCGCACCGTACCGCTCCCGCCGAGCCCGGCACGCTGGAGGCGATCGGCCCCGCCGCGTGGCCCCCGGAGTGGACGTCGGAGCTGCTGGAGCTGATCACGGTGCTGGCCCTCCAGGCGGAGCTGGAGGCGGAGCGTCCGGACCTGTCCGGGATGGAGCCGCTGACCCGAGCCGACCTCCGCGCGGCCGGTGTCCTGCCCGTCCCGGACGCGGCCCGCCGCCCGGCCTCGGTCCTGGACCGGACGGAGGAGGGCCCCGAGGGGCAACTCGCCCTGCTGTAG
- a CDS encoding CaiB/BaiF CoA transferase family protein, whose amino-acid sequence MSTHQRPRPLPLPLDGVTVVAVEQAVSAPFATRQLADLGARVIKVERPDGGDFARGYDTAARGLASHFVWCNRGKESLAVDLKDPRGIALVRRLVARADVFVQNLAQGAAARLRLDAATLCATHPRLVAVDVSGYGAGGPYAHKRAYDMLVQCEAGLVSVTGTPERPVKAGVPAADIAAGMYAFSGVLAALLRRATTGLGGPVEISMLESLAEWMGHPLHHGMHGGEAPARTGVAHAVIAPYDAYPTADGGQVLLSVQNDREWRRLAGEVLGRPELGDDPAFATNGARVANRERTDAAVGRALAALDTAEAVERLEAAGIACARLNTVADVVAHPQLAARYRWREVDSAVGPLRALLPPITLPGGPEPLMGAVPALGEHTDAVLGELGLDEPERARLRRDGVVA is encoded by the coding sequence ATGAGCACCCACCAGCGGCCCCGGCCGCTCCCCCTGCCGCTCGACGGCGTCACGGTCGTCGCCGTCGAGCAGGCGGTGTCGGCGCCCTTCGCCACCCGTCAGCTCGCCGACCTCGGCGCCCGGGTCATCAAGGTCGAGCGGCCGGACGGCGGCGACTTCGCGCGCGGCTACGACACCGCCGCGCGCGGACTCGCCTCCCACTTCGTCTGGTGCAACCGGGGCAAGGAGTCCCTCGCCGTCGACCTGAAGGACCCGCGCGGCATCGCCCTCGTGCGCCGGCTCGTGGCGCGGGCCGACGTGTTCGTGCAGAACCTCGCGCAGGGCGCGGCGGCGCGCCTGCGGCTGGACGCGGCGACGCTCTGCGCGACCCACCCGCGGCTGGTGGCGGTCGACGTCTCCGGGTACGGCGCGGGCGGTCCGTACGCGCACAAGCGGGCGTACGACATGCTCGTGCAGTGTGAGGCGGGGCTCGTGTCGGTGACGGGCACGCCGGAGCGGCCGGTGAAGGCGGGCGTCCCCGCGGCCGACATCGCGGCGGGGATGTACGCGTTCTCGGGGGTGCTGGCAGCGCTGCTGCGGCGGGCGACGACGGGGCTCGGCGGGCCGGTGGAGATCTCGATGCTGGAGTCGCTGGCCGAGTGGATGGGCCATCCGCTGCACCACGGGATGCACGGGGGTGAGGCCCCGGCGCGCACGGGGGTCGCGCACGCCGTCATCGCCCCGTACGACGCCTATCCGACGGCGGACGGCGGGCAGGTGCTGCTGTCGGTGCAGAACGACCGGGAGTGGCGCCGGCTGGCGGGCGAGGTGCTGGGCCGCCCGGAGCTGGGCGACGACCCGGCGTTCGCGACGAACGGGGCGCGGGTGGCGAACCGGGAGCGGACCGACGCGGCGGTGGGCCGGGCCCTGGCCGCGCTGGACACGGCGGAGGCGGTGGAGCGGCTGGAAGCGGCGGGCATCGCCTGCGCGCGGCTCAACACGGTGGCCGACGTGGTGGCGCACCCGCAGCTCGCGGCGCGGTACAGGTGGCGGGAGGTCGACTCGGCGGTGGGTCCGCTGCGGGCGCTGCTGCCGCCGATCACCCTGCCGGGCGGGCCGGAGCCGCTGATGGGAGCGGTGCCCGCGCTGGGCGAGCACACGGACGCCGTACTGGGCGAACTCGGGCTGGACGAGCCGGAGCGTGCGCGGCTGCGCCGGGACGGCGTGGTCGCGTGA
- a CDS encoding serine/threonine-protein kinase, whose translation MSQGAYGARLVGGRYRLADPLREDGAGVVWRARDEVRGRDVAVRDVRLPRGAGDADGGRAAEGVERAAREATRVAHRNAVAVFDVVMEDGRPWLVTELVRGLTLAETLEAEGPLPPHRAARVGAEVLEALRAAHAAGVPHGSVAPEALLLGNDGRVALTDFGTAPAAGPGGAPGYRAPECGPGRPATPAGDLWSLGALLYAAVEGRPPAGGGATGAGGGSGAEGAGGADGPLPPRGAGGLAPVVGALLRRDPDARPSAEEAARLLGAAGAGGAARTVRASGHSAERRGAEGAGRARRPDGADSAGGAGPPGVGRGPGPDPGPTGGPAGGGGGAEPPGRRAAVAVGAVGLVVAVVGLVVAGLVYVALR comes from the coding sequence ATGAGTCAAGGAGCCTACGGGGCAAGGCTGGTGGGCGGGCGGTACCGGCTGGCCGACCCGTTGCGCGAGGACGGCGCGGGCGTGGTGTGGCGGGCCCGCGACGAGGTGCGGGGCCGCGACGTCGCCGTGCGTGACGTGCGCCTGCCGCGCGGGGCCGGGGACGCCGACGGGGGGCGGGCGGCGGAGGGCGTGGAGCGGGCGGCGCGGGAGGCGACCCGGGTCGCCCACCGGAACGCGGTCGCCGTGTTCGACGTCGTGATGGAGGACGGCCGGCCCTGGCTCGTGACGGAGCTGGTGCGGGGGCTGACGCTGGCCGAGACGCTGGAGGCGGAGGGGCCGTTGCCGCCGCACCGGGCGGCGCGCGTCGGCGCGGAGGTGCTGGAGGCGCTGCGCGCGGCGCACGCGGCGGGCGTGCCGCACGGATCGGTGGCGCCGGAAGCCCTACTGCTGGGCAACGACGGCCGGGTGGCCCTGACGGACTTCGGGACCGCGCCGGCCGCCGGTCCGGGCGGCGCGCCGGGGTACCGGGCGCCCGAGTGCGGGCCGGGACGGCCCGCCACGCCCGCGGGCGACCTGTGGTCGCTGGGGGCCCTGCTGTACGCGGCGGTGGAGGGCCGCCCGCCGGCGGGCGGCGGCGCGACCGGTGCGGGGGGCGGGAGCGGCGCGGAGGGTGCGGGCGGCGCGGACGGGCCGCTGCCGCCGCGCGGGGCGGGCGGCCTCGCCCCGGTGGTCGGGGCGTTGCTGCGCCGGGACCCGGACGCGCGCCCGTCGGCGGAGGAGGCGGCGCGGCTGCTGGGCGCGGCGGGCGCGGGCGGCGCGGCTCGTACCGTACGGGCGTCGGGGCACTCCGCCGAGCGGCGTGGGGCGGAGGGGGCCGGACGCGCGCGACGGCCCGACGGGGCCGACTCGGCGGGCGGGGCGGGGCCGCCGGGCGTGGGCCGGGGGCCGGGGCCGGATCCGGGGCCGACGGGCGGACCGGCGGGGGGCGGGGGCGGCGCGGAGCCGCCGGGGCGTCGGGCCGCGGTGGCCGTGGGCGCGGTGGGGCTGGTGGTGGCCGTCGTCGGACTGGTCGTGGCCGGGCTGGTGTACGTCGCCCTGCGGTAG
- a CDS encoding SGNH/GDSL hydrolase family protein, with the protein MKTSRSAALVSSLLLGAALTLTGAGTAQADSSAAAVDYVALGDSYSSGLGAGAYDAASGSCKRTTRAYPALWAAANSPSSFAFTACSGARTGDVTANQLGPLTSGTDLVSLTIGGNDAGFADVMTTCVLQSEATCVARVNEAKRFVDTTLPGRLDSVYSAIRAKAPSARVVVLGYPRFYKLGGSCVAGLTENERSAINGAADHLNTATAKRAADHGFTFGDVVPTFTGHEICSGAPWLHSVNWVNVGESYHPTAGGQSGGYLPAFRNAA; encoded by the coding sequence ATGAAAACGTCCCGCTCCGCCGCCCTGGTCTCCTCGCTCCTCCTCGGCGCCGCCCTGACCCTCACCGGGGCGGGGACCGCGCAGGCCGACTCCTCGGCCGCCGCCGTCGACTACGTGGCCCTCGGCGACTCCTACTCCTCCGGTCTCGGAGCCGGCGCCTACGACGCCGCGAGCGGCTCCTGCAAGCGCACCACGCGGGCCTACCCCGCCCTCTGGGCGGCCGCGAACTCACCCTCGTCGTTCGCCTTCACCGCCTGCTCGGGCGCTCGTACGGGTGATGTGACGGCCAACCAGCTCGGCCCGCTCACGAGCGGGACGGACCTCGTCTCCCTCACGATCGGAGGCAACGACGCCGGCTTCGCCGACGTGATGACCACCTGCGTGCTGCAGTCCGAGGCCACCTGCGTCGCGCGCGTCAACGAGGCGAAGCGCTTCGTCGACACGACCCTGCCCGGACGCCTCGACTCCGTGTACTCCGCCATCCGGGCCAAGGCGCCGTCCGCCCGCGTCGTCGTCCTCGGCTACCCCCGCTTCTACAAGCTCGGCGGGTCCTGCGTGGCGGGGCTCACCGAGAACGAGCGCAGTGCCATCAACGGCGCCGCCGACCACCTCAACACGGCCACCGCGAAGCGCGCCGCCGACCACGGCTTCACCTTCGGCGACGTCGTGCCGACCTTCACCGGCCACGAGATCTGCTCCGGCGCCCCCTGGCTCCACAGCGTCAACTGGGTGAACGTCGGAGAGTCGTACCACCCGACGGCCGGCGGTCAGTCGGGTGGCTACCTGCCGGCCTTCCGCAACGCCGCCTGA
- a CDS encoding DUF5925 domain-containing protein: protein MSANPQDALPIRLTVDDSDSPSDVVDALFLGRFATGEQPHSRSRSLDRVRSGSTLLPPGATVLRSARADDRSAVLAEGDGWTLLVSRWNRGADVTVTAVDEALAERVLTDATRDAQDEPEPRPDDVPMGFWYLSPRRGPHRTTRQIAAGAWDEVRSNYTAPVADALDRLMKVTPDDVTGRLLLLHGPPGTGKTSALRTLARSWRDWCQVDCVLDPERLFGDTGYLMDIAIGEDDGTGKGRWRLLLLEDCDELIRGEAKHTAGQALSRLLNLTDGLLGQGRNVLVGVTTNEDLERLHPAVVRPGRCLARIEVGPLSRAEAVGWLGTEEGVGRDGATLAELYALRRGTSPTALPEPRSREAGLYL, encoded by the coding sequence ATGTCAGCCAACCCTCAGGACGCCCTGCCGATCCGGCTCACCGTCGACGACAGCGACTCCCCGTCCGACGTCGTGGACGCGCTGTTCCTCGGCCGGTTCGCGACGGGAGAGCAGCCGCACTCGCGCAGCCGCAGCCTCGACCGCGTCAGGTCCGGGTCCACGCTGTTGCCGCCGGGTGCCACGGTGCTGCGCTCCGCCCGCGCCGACGACCGCAGCGCCGTCCTCGCCGAGGGCGACGGATGGACGCTGCTGGTCTCGCGCTGGAACCGGGGTGCGGACGTCACGGTCACCGCGGTCGACGAGGCGCTCGCCGAGCGGGTGCTGACGGACGCCACGCGCGACGCCCAGGACGAGCCCGAACCGCGCCCGGACGACGTCCCCATGGGCTTTTGGTACCTGTCGCCCCGGCGCGGCCCGCACCGCACGACGCGGCAGATCGCCGCGGGCGCGTGGGACGAGGTGCGGTCCAACTACACCGCCCCGGTGGCGGACGCGCTGGACCGGCTGATGAAGGTCACGCCCGACGACGTCACCGGGCGGCTGCTGCTCCTGCACGGCCCGCCGGGCACGGGCAAGACCTCCGCCCTGCGCACGCTCGCCCGGTCCTGGCGCGACTGGTGCCAGGTGGACTGCGTCCTCGACCCGGAGCGGCTCTTCGGCGACACCGGCTACCTGATGGACATCGCGATCGGCGAGGACGACGGCACGGGCAAGGGTCGCTGGCGGCTGCTCCTGCTGGAGGACTGCGACGAGTTGATCCGCGGCGAGGCCAAGCACACCGCGGGTCAGGCCCTGTCGCGGCTGCTGAACCTGACGGACGGGCTGCTCGGGCAGGGCCGCAACGTCCTGGTCGGCGTCACCACCAACGAGGACCTGGAGCGGCTGCACCCCGCCGTGGTCCGGCCCGGACGGTGCCTGGCCCGCATCGAGGTCGGCCCGCTGAGCCGGGCCGAGGCCGTGGGGTGGCTGGGGACCGAGGAGGGAGTCGGCCGGGACGGGGCCACCCTCGCCGAGCTGTACGCGCTGCGCCGCGGCACGTCCCCGACGGCCCTGCCGGAACCGCGCTCCCGCGAGGCCGGGTTGTACCTGTAG
- a CDS encoding GntR family transcriptional regulator, producing MTLKLALDQDTATPPYEQLRAQIAEQARTGRLAVGSKLPTVRGLAQELGLAANTVAKAYRVLEADGVIETRGRAGTFVAAAGDAAERHAAAAAATYVREARRLGLSRAEAQAAVAEALRAGYGG from the coding sequence GTGACGCTGAAGCTCGCCCTCGACCAGGACACGGCCACCCCGCCGTATGAACAACTGCGCGCCCAGATCGCGGAGCAGGCCAGGACCGGCCGGCTCGCGGTCGGCTCGAAGCTGCCGACCGTGCGCGGCCTCGCCCAGGAGCTGGGCCTGGCGGCGAACACCGTCGCCAAGGCGTACCGCGTGCTGGAGGCCGACGGGGTGATCGAGACCCGGGGCCGCGCCGGCACGTTCGTCGCCGCCGCCGGCGACGCCGCCGAGCGCCACGCCGCCGCGGCGGCCGCCACGTACGTCCGGGAGGCCCGGCGGCTGGGCCTGTCGCGCGCCGAGGCGCAGGCGGCGGTGGCGGAGGCCCTGCGCGCCGGCTACGGCGGCTGA